From one Caldithrix abyssi DSM 13497 genomic stretch:
- a CDS encoding aldose epimerase family protein, whose protein sequence is MELISAKSFRKKLQGVDVDLITLKNDGGMQMQVTNYGARVVSLLAPDEHGNLSDVVAGYDDLDAYVQDPYYFGAIIGRCANRIADGKFSLFGKSYQLTLNVGKDHVYGGIFGLHAKVWIMEQLSEREVLLSVGSPNGEEGYPGSVHFEARYLLREDNSVYISLTARSDQPTIVNMTHHSYFNLSGFTSSSDTSQNILDHRLKVEADYFTPINERLLPTGEIRPVAGSALDFRDFYAIGQRIDEKEEQIQFAGGYDHNFVLRDFNNRIIKAATVIEPTSGRKLEVFTNVPGLQLYTANKVLETSGKHGVRFGRYSAFCLETQHFPDAPNHPHFPMIVLMPEHIYRHEIIYRFSLLQDK, encoded by the coding sequence ATGGAATTGATTAGCGCGAAAAGCTTTCGTAAAAAGCTCCAGGGAGTGGACGTTGATCTGATAACTTTAAAGAATGACGGCGGCATGCAAATGCAGGTTACCAACTATGGCGCGCGTGTGGTCAGCCTGCTGGCGCCGGATGAACACGGAAATTTAAGCGATGTGGTTGCTGGATATGATGATCTGGACGCCTATGTGCAGGACCCCTATTATTTTGGGGCGATAATCGGTCGATGCGCCAACAGAATAGCGGATGGAAAATTTTCTTTGTTCGGGAAGAGTTACCAGTTAACCCTTAACGTGGGAAAAGATCATGTATATGGAGGGATTTTTGGCCTGCACGCAAAAGTGTGGATTATGGAACAGCTTTCGGAGAGGGAAGTGTTGTTGAGCGTCGGTTCGCCTAACGGAGAAGAAGGCTATCCTGGATCGGTGCATTTTGAAGCGCGCTATCTTTTGCGTGAGGACAACAGCGTTTATATTTCTCTTACGGCGCGTTCGGATCAACCAACGATTGTGAACATGACGCACCATTCTTACTTTAACCTGTCCGGCTTTACGTCATCAAGCGATACTTCTCAAAATATTCTGGATCACCGCCTTAAAGTGGAAGCCGATTATTTTACGCCGATAAACGAGCGTTTGCTTCCCACCGGAGAAATTCGACCGGTGGCGGGCAGCGCACTGGATTTTCGTGATTTTTATGCCATTGGCCAAAGAATCGATGAAAAGGAAGAGCAAATACAATTCGCCGGAGGGTATGATCATAATTTTGTCTTGCGTGATTTCAATAACAGAATTATCAAGGCGGCCACGGTGATTGAGCCTACCTCCGGTCGAAAGTTGGAAGTTTTTACCAATGTTCCGGGGCTGCAACTGTACACCGCAAACAAAGTTTTGGAAACAAGCGGTAAACATGGTGTTCGCTTTGGTCGTTACAGCGCGTTTTGTCTGGAAACGCAGCACTTTCCGGATGCGCCTAATCATCCCCATTTCCCGATGATTGTTTTGATGCCCGAACATATATATCGGCATGAGATTATTTATCGTTTTAGTTTGCTCCAGGACAAGTAA
- a CDS encoding glycoside hydrolase family 125 protein, with product MERRQFLKAGSIFMAGAVVGLPDWLEARSFKSQRPVPAKRKFSSQAVEQTIQQVKADIVDQEVAWMFENCFPNTLDTTVAFSEREGRPETFVITGDIPAMWLRDSSAQVWPYLKLAKEDESLKALIAGVINKQVNFILLDPYANAFYNEPKLGEWAKDLTEMKPGVHERKWEIDSLCYPIRLSYGYWQVTGDVSVFDDNWKKAALSIYRTFREQQRLESPGPYTFMRVTERATDTVPLQGYGFPTRKIGLIHSMFRPSDDACIFPFLVPSNWFAAQSLRQMAEIFNAVWNDTEWAARFSDFADEIEALLQKHAVVEHAVHGPVFAYEIDGFGNHLFMDDANVPGLLSLPYLGAVDRKDEIYQNTRRLILSADNPYFFKGRAGEGIGGPHVALDYIWPMSVIMRALTSDDEKEILTCLRTLKKTHAGTGFMHESFHKDNPQKYTRSWFAWANTLFGELILTIREKHPDLLKREI from the coding sequence ATGGAAAGGCGCCAATTTTTAAAAGCAGGGAGTATTTTTATGGCTGGCGCTGTGGTCGGTTTGCCCGATTGGCTTGAGGCCCGTTCCTTTAAATCGCAGCGGCCTGTGCCCGCAAAACGAAAATTTAGCAGTCAGGCGGTAGAGCAGACCATTCAGCAGGTGAAAGCCGATATTGTCGATCAAGAAGTGGCCTGGATGTTTGAAAATTGTTTTCCCAACACACTGGACACCACAGTCGCATTTAGCGAGCGCGAAGGGCGCCCCGAAACCTTTGTCATAACCGGAGATATCCCCGCCATGTGGCTGCGCGACTCTTCGGCTCAGGTGTGGCCCTATCTTAAACTGGCAAAAGAGGACGAAAGCTTAAAGGCGTTGATTGCCGGAGTGATTAACAAACAGGTAAACTTCATTCTGCTGGATCCTTACGCCAATGCCTTTTATAACGAGCCGAAGCTGGGAGAATGGGCCAAAGATTTAACAGAGATGAAGCCCGGCGTGCATGAACGCAAGTGGGAAATCGATTCTTTGTGTTACCCCATACGCCTGAGTTACGGTTATTGGCAGGTTACAGGCGACGTTTCTGTATTTGACGATAATTGGAAAAAGGCTGCCCTGAGTATTTACCGTACGTTCCGTGAGCAGCAGCGTTTGGAAAGTCCGGGGCCTTACACTTTTATGCGGGTTACCGAGCGGGCCACCGACACCGTTCCCCTGCAAGGGTATGGCTTTCCCACGCGCAAAATCGGCCTCATTCATTCTATGTTCCGTCCTTCGGATGACGCCTGCATCTTTCCCTTTCTGGTGCCTTCTAACTGGTTTGCAGCGCAGAGTTTGCGTCAGATGGCCGAAATCTTTAACGCCGTGTGGAACGACACAGAATGGGCGGCGCGTTTTTCGGATTTTGCCGACGAAATCGAGGCGCTTTTGCAAAAACATGCGGTGGTAGAACATGCGGTACATGGCCCTGTTTTTGCCTATGAAATTGACGGCTTTGGCAACCACCTGTTTATGGATGACGCCAACGTGCCCGGTTTGCTGTCTCTGCCTTACCTGGGGGCGGTTGACCGGAAGGACGAAATTTACCAGAACACGCGTCGGTTAATTTTGAGCGCGGACAATCCCTATTTTTTCAAAGGCCGGGCGGGCGAGGGCATAGGCGGGCCGCACGTGGCGCTGGATTACATCTGGCCGATGAGTGTTATTATGCGCGCCTTAACCAGCGATGATGAAAAAGAAATTCTCACCTGCTTGAGGACGCTGAAAAAAACGCATGCCGGCACGGGATTTATGCACGAATCGTTTCACAAAGATAATCCGCAAAAATACACGCGTTCCTGGTTCGCCTGGGCCAACACTCTGTTTGGGGAGCTGATATTGACCATTCGGGAAAAACATCCCGATTTATTAAAGCGGGAGATTTAA